The Agromyces mangrovi genome contains a region encoding:
- the aroC gene encoding chorismate synthase: MLRWLTAGESHGPELVAVLEGLPAGVPVLLDDIRSDLARRKLGYGRGARMKFEQDELAISGGVRHGQSLGSPIALRIGNTEWPKWTEVMSPEPVDPEKLSRGRGAPLTRPRPGHADLVGMQKYGFDEARPVLERASARETAARVALGAVARSFLSELGIELVAHTIAIGPVRVPEGRPLPQPGDVDELDADPLRCFDAETSERMVAEVDLAHKEGDTLGGVVEVLAYGVPPGLGSHVHWDRRLDSQLAAALMGIQAIKGVEVGDGFLTTTRRGSEAHDELDLDDGLISRVSDRAGGTEGGMSTGTVLRVRAGMKPIATVPRALRTVDVASGEAATAHHQRSDVCAVPASGVVAEAMVALTLANAVLEKFGGDSVVETARNLRGYLDAIPERLATRVASAATVDADA, encoded by the coding sequence ATGCTTCGTTGGCTCACCGCGGGGGAATCGCACGGCCCCGAACTCGTCGCCGTCCTCGAAGGCCTCCCGGCAGGGGTGCCGGTGCTCCTCGACGACATCCGCTCCGACCTCGCCCGCCGCAAGCTCGGCTACGGCCGGGGCGCGCGCATGAAGTTCGAACAGGACGAGCTCGCGATCTCGGGCGGCGTGCGCCACGGGCAGAGCCTCGGCAGCCCGATCGCCCTGCGGATCGGCAACACCGAGTGGCCGAAGTGGACCGAGGTCATGAGCCCCGAGCCCGTCGACCCCGAGAAGCTCTCGCGCGGGCGCGGCGCGCCGCTCACCCGCCCACGCCCGGGCCACGCCGACCTCGTCGGCATGCAGAAGTACGGGTTCGACGAGGCCCGACCCGTGCTCGAGCGGGCGAGCGCCCGCGAGACCGCGGCGCGCGTCGCCCTGGGCGCCGTGGCACGGTCGTTCCTGTCGGAGCTCGGCATCGAGCTGGTCGCGCACACCATCGCCATCGGCCCGGTGCGCGTGCCGGAGGGGCGCCCGCTGCCCCAGCCCGGCGACGTCGACGAGCTCGACGCCGACCCGCTGCGCTGCTTCGACGCCGAGACCTCCGAGCGCATGGTCGCCGAGGTCGACCTCGCGCACAAGGAGGGCGACACCCTCGGCGGCGTGGTGGAGGTGCTCGCCTACGGCGTGCCGCCCGGGCTCGGCTCGCACGTGCACTGGGATCGCCGGCTCGACTCGCAGCTCGCCGCGGCGCTCATGGGCATCCAGGCGATCAAGGGGGTCGAGGTCGGCGACGGCTTCCTCACCACGACCCGGCGCGGGTCGGAGGCGCACGACGAGCTCGACCTCGACGACGGGCTCATCTCGCGCGTGAGCGACCGCGCGGGCGGCACCGAGGGCGGCATGTCGACCGGCACCGTGCTGCGCGTGCGCGCCGGCATGAAGCCCATCGCCACCGTGCCGCGGGCGCTCCGCACCGTCGACGTCGCCTCCGGCGAGGCCGCCACCGCGCACCACCAGCGCTCCGACGTGTGCGCCGTGCCCGCCTCGGGCGTGGTGGCGGAGGCCATGGTCGCGCTCACCCTCGCGAACGCCGTGCTCGAGAAGTTCGGCGGCGACTCGGTCGTCGAGACCGCGCGCAACCTGCGCGGCTACCTCGACGCGATCCCCGAGCGGCTCGCGACCCGCGTGGCATCCGCCGCGACCGTCGACGCGGATGCCTGA
- a CDS encoding type II 3-dehydroquinate dehydratase, protein MTTVLVLNGPNLGRLGTREPEVYGSATLDDIRAGLEASAPAGIALELRQTDHEGELIGWLHEAVDRGCPVVLNPAAFTHYSYGMRDAAAMVSKAGLPLIEVHLSNPHTREAFRGYSVVSEIATGVIAGFGPDSYRLAIDQIGRLIG, encoded by the coding sequence ATGACGACGGTGCTGGTGCTGAACGGACCCAACCTCGGCCGGCTCGGCACGCGCGAGCCCGAGGTCTACGGGTCGGCGACGCTCGATGACATCCGCGCCGGCCTCGAGGCATCCGCCCCCGCCGGCATCGCGCTCGAGCTGCGGCAGACCGACCACGAGGGCGAGCTGATCGGCTGGCTGCACGAGGCGGTCGACCGCGGCTGCCCCGTGGTGCTGAACCCCGCCGCGTTCACGCACTACAGCTACGGCATGCGCGACGCGGCCGCGATGGTCTCGAAGGCCGGCCTGCCGCTCATCGAGGTGCACCTGTCGAACCCGCACACGCGTGAGGCGTTCCGTGGCTACAGCGTCGTCTCCGAGATCGCGACCGGCGTGATCGCCGGGTTCGGGCCCGACTCGTACCGCCTCGCCATCGACCAGATCGGCCGCCTGATCGGGTGA
- the aroB gene encoding 3-dehydroquinate synthase translates to MTDETTTIRVGGADDGYDVRVGRGITADGVAEALGGGVSKVLMVHPPTLGAKAAALREALLGRYEVLLAEVPDAEAGKRVEVAAFCWQVMGQADFTRSDAVIGFGGGAVTDLAGFVAATWLRGVRLVQVPTTVLGMVDAAVGGKTGINTAEGKNLVGAFYAPSAVLCDLDHLDTLSQNEILAGFAEIVKAGFIRYPEILDVIEADAAVATDPATPEFRRVVELAITMKAEVVSEDFTEQGLREILNYGHTLGHAIEHAERYQWRHGAAVAVGMMFAAELSRLAGRLSDDVVDRHRRVLDLLNLPTTYPVGRWNTLLATMQRDKKARGAMLRFIVLDDLAKPTVLQAPEQSLLFAAYQEIGS, encoded by the coding sequence GTGACCGACGAGACGACGACGATCCGGGTCGGCGGGGCCGACGACGGCTACGACGTGCGGGTGGGCCGCGGCATCACCGCCGACGGCGTGGCCGAGGCGCTGGGCGGCGGGGTGTCGAAGGTGCTCATGGTGCATCCGCCCACCCTCGGTGCGAAGGCGGCGGCACTGCGCGAGGCGCTGCTCGGGCGGTACGAGGTGCTGCTCGCCGAGGTGCCCGATGCCGAGGCGGGCAAGCGTGTCGAGGTCGCGGCGTTCTGCTGGCAGGTCATGGGCCAGGCCGACTTCACCCGCAGCGACGCGGTGATCGGGTTCGGCGGGGGAGCGGTGACCGACCTCGCCGGGTTCGTTGCGGCCACCTGGCTGCGCGGCGTGCGGCTCGTGCAGGTGCCGACCACCGTGCTCGGCATGGTCGACGCGGCCGTCGGCGGCAAGACCGGCATCAACACCGCCGAGGGCAAGAACCTCGTCGGCGCCTTCTACGCGCCGTCCGCGGTGCTCTGCGACCTCGACCACCTCGACACGCTCTCGCAGAACGAGATCCTCGCGGGCTTCGCCGAGATCGTGAAGGCCGGATTCATCCGCTACCCCGAGATCCTCGACGTCATCGAGGCGGATGCCGCGGTGGCGACCGATCCCGCGACGCCGGAGTTCCGCAGGGTCGTCGAGCTCGCGATCACCATGAAGGCCGAGGTCGTCAGCGAGGACTTCACCGAGCAGGGCCTCCGGGAGATCCTCAACTACGGCCACACCCTCGGTCACGCCATCGAGCACGCCGAGCGTTACCAGTGGCGCCACGGCGCGGCGGTCGCGGTGGGCATGATGTTCGCCGCCGAGCTGTCGCGGCTGGCCGGCCGCCTCTCCGACGACGTCGTCGACCGGCACCGTCGGGTGCTCGACCTGCTGAACCTGCCGACCACCTACCCGGTCGGCCGCTGGAACACGCTCCTCGCGACCATGCAGCGCGACAAGAAGGCCCGCGGCGCGATGCTGCGCTTCATCGTCCTCGACGACCTCGCGAAGCCCACCGTGCTCCAGGCGCCCGAGCAGTCGCTGCTGTTCGCGGCGTACCAGGAGATCGGTTCGTGA
- the alaS gene encoding alanine--tRNA ligase, whose protein sequence is MQTADIRQRWLDFFAQRGHTVVPSASLVSDDPTLMFTVAGMVPFVPYLTGVVPAPYPRATSVQKCIRTNDIEEVGRTPRHGTFFQMNGNFSFGDYFKEGAIGYAWELLTASESDGGYGFDERDLWVTVYKDDDEAIELWKRIAGLPDDRIQRLDKDTNYWSTGQPGPAGPCSEIFFDRGPAYGVDGGPATDDDRYVEIWNLVFMQYLIEDVRSKTDFRIVGELPKKNIDTGMGLERVAFLKQGVDNMYEIDQVRPVLDAAAELSGRRYGADHEDDVRMRVIADHVRSSLMLMSDGVAPSNEGRGYILRRLLRRSIRAMRLLGVDAPTFGTLFGASRDAMKAAYPEVEHDYGQISQLALGEEETFLRTLSAGTSILDLAVGSTKEAGSTALPGDTAFLLHDTYGFPIELTLEMADEAGLSVDRDAFDTLMAEQRSRAKADAKSKKKALADLSVYADLRAKGETVFTGYTDLTTESSVLGLLVDGRPVPVASAGQTAEVVLAETSLYAESGGQAADQGLIVGDGFELKVLDVQKPVKGLISHTVEVVSGQVAAGDRATTLVDESYRRGATQAHSGTHIIHAALRQVLGPNAHQSGSFNKAGYLRLDFGWNSALSPETRSEIEEISNNAVRDNLEVVTREMPLAEAKELGAMALFGEKYGDTVRVVDIGGPWSRELCAGTHVRTSAEIGMINLIGESSVGSTNRRVESLVGIDAFRRFAAERALVSELTSNLKTPQDQLVARVDELVQSLKTAEKRIAQYEARALGDRIPSIAEKVARVGETRLVAEDLGELGSGDDLRMLATGVRERLGTDAAVVALTAVVKSRPVAIVATNPAAREQGHKAGALAKQMAGVLGGGGGGKDDLAQGGGQDASAIPAALEAVRRAMA, encoded by the coding sequence ATGCAGACTGCCGACATCCGCCAGCGCTGGCTGGACTTCTTCGCCCAGCGCGGCCACACCGTCGTCCCCTCCGCCTCCCTGGTGAGCGACGATCCGACCCTGATGTTCACGGTCGCCGGCATGGTGCCGTTCGTCCCGTACCTGACCGGCGTCGTGCCGGCACCGTACCCGCGGGCCACGAGCGTGCAGAAGTGCATCCGCACGAACGACATCGAGGAGGTCGGGCGCACGCCGCGCCACGGCACCTTCTTCCAGATGAACGGCAACTTCTCGTTCGGCGACTACTTCAAGGAAGGCGCGATCGGGTACGCCTGGGAGCTGCTGACCGCATCGGAGTCCGACGGCGGCTACGGGTTCGACGAGCGCGACCTGTGGGTCACGGTCTACAAGGACGACGACGAGGCCATCGAGCTCTGGAAGCGGATCGCCGGGCTGCCCGACGACCGCATCCAGCGCCTCGACAAGGACACGAACTACTGGTCCACCGGCCAGCCCGGCCCGGCGGGTCCGTGCTCGGAGATCTTCTTCGACCGCGGACCCGCGTACGGCGTCGACGGCGGCCCGGCCACCGACGACGACCGGTACGTGGAGATCTGGAACCTCGTCTTCATGCAGTACCTCATCGAGGACGTGCGGTCGAAGACCGACTTCCGCATCGTCGGCGAGCTGCCGAAGAAGAACATCGACACGGGCATGGGCCTCGAGCGCGTCGCGTTCCTCAAGCAGGGCGTCGACAACATGTACGAGATCGACCAGGTGCGCCCGGTGCTCGACGCCGCGGCGGAGCTGTCGGGCCGGCGCTACGGCGCCGACCACGAGGACGACGTGCGCATGCGCGTGATCGCCGACCACGTGCGCTCGTCCCTCATGCTCATGAGCGACGGCGTCGCGCCGTCGAACGAGGGTCGCGGCTACATCCTGCGACGCCTGCTGCGGCGTTCGATCCGCGCGATGCGCCTGCTCGGCGTCGATGCGCCGACGTTCGGCACGCTGTTCGGCGCGTCGCGCGACGCCATGAAGGCCGCGTACCCCGAGGTCGAGCACGACTACGGGCAGATCTCGCAGCTCGCCCTCGGCGAGGAGGAGACGTTCCTGCGCACGCTCTCGGCGGGCACGTCGATCCTCGACCTCGCGGTCGGGTCGACCAAGGAGGCGGGGAGCACGGCGCTGCCGGGCGACACGGCCTTCCTGCTGCACGACACGTACGGCTTCCCGATCGAGCTCACGCTCGAGATGGCGGACGAGGCAGGCCTCTCGGTCGACCGGGACGCCTTCGACACGCTGATGGCCGAGCAGCGCTCGCGCGCCAAGGCCGATGCGAAGTCGAAGAAGAAGGCCCTGGCCGACCTGTCGGTGTACGCCGACCTGCGCGCCAAGGGCGAGACCGTGTTCACGGGCTACACCGACCTGACGACCGAGTCGTCGGTGCTCGGCCTGCTCGTGGACGGTCGGCCGGTGCCGGTCGCGTCCGCCGGGCAGACCGCGGAGGTCGTGCTCGCGGAGACGTCGCTCTACGCCGAGTCCGGCGGACAGGCCGCCGACCAGGGACTGATCGTCGGGGACGGCTTCGAGCTGAAGGTGCTCGACGTGCAGAAGCCCGTGAAGGGCCTCATCAGCCACACCGTGGAGGTCGTCAGCGGCCAGGTCGCGGCGGGAGACCGTGCGACCACGCTGGTCGACGAGTCGTACCGTCGCGGCGCGACGCAGGCGCACTCGGGCACGCACATCATCCACGCGGCGCTCCGACAGGTGCTCGGACCCAATGCGCACCAGTCGGGCTCGTTCAACAAGGCGGGCTACCTGCGCCTCGACTTCGGCTGGAACAGTGCGCTCTCGCCCGAGACGCGCAGCGAGATCGAGGAGATCTCGAACAACGCCGTGCGCGACAACCTCGAGGTCGTCACGCGCGAGATGCCGCTCGCCGAGGCCAAGGAGCTCGGCGCGATGGCGCTGTTCGGCGAGAAGTACGGCGACACCGTGCGCGTCGTCGACATCGGCGGCCCGTGGTCGCGCGAGCTCTGCGCCGGCACGCACGTGCGCACCAGCGCCGAGATCGGAATGATCAACCTGATCGGCGAGTCGTCGGTCGGTTCCACGAACCGACGCGTCGAGTCGCTCGTCGGCATCGACGCGTTCCGCCGGTTCGCGGCCGAGCGCGCGCTCGTCTCCGAGCTCACGAGCAACCTCAAGACTCCGCAGGACCAGCTGGTCGCACGGGTGGACGAGCTCGTGCAGTCGCTCAAGACCGCGGAGAAGCGCATCGCGCAGTACGAGGCGCGGGCGCTCGGCGACCGCATCCCGTCGATCGCCGAGAAGGTCGCGCGCGTGGGGGAGACCCGCCTCGTCGCGGAGGACCTCGGCGAGCTCGGCTCGGGCGACGACCTGCGCATGCTCGCGACGGGCGTGCGCGAGAGGCTCGGCACGGATGCCGCGGTCGTGGCGCTCACCGCGGTCGTGAAGTCCCGCCCGGTGGCGATCGTCGCCACGAATCCCGCGGCACGTGAGCAGGGCCACAAGGCGGGCGCGCTCGCCAAGCAGATGGCCGGCGTGCTCGGCGGTGGCGGCGGCGGCAAGGACGACCTCGCGCAGGGCGGCGGCCAGGACGCCTCGGCCATCCCCGCGGCGCTCGAGGCCGTGCGCCGGGCGATGGCGTGA
- the rpsD gene encoding 30S ribosomal protein S4 produces MSTTSRTRSKTRLSRALGIPLTPKAARHMEKRPYAPGEHGRTKRKADSDYAIRLREKQRLRAQYGIREKQLRIAYNEAKRTEGATGENLVELLEMRLDALVLRAGFARTMAQARQFVVHRHILVDGKLVDRPSFRVKPGQTIGVKTRSEGTEPFQVAAAGGHVDVLPKTPGYLEVELDKLQAKLVRRPKRAEVPVTCEVQLVVEYYAAR; encoded by the coding sequence GTGTCCACCACGTCACGCACCCGCAGCAAGACCCGCCTCTCGCGCGCCCTCGGCATCCCGCTGACCCCCAAGGCCGCGCGCCACATGGAGAAGCGCCCCTACGCACCGGGCGAGCACGGCCGCACCAAGCGCAAGGCCGACTCCGACTACGCCATCCGCCTCCGCGAGAAGCAGCGCCTCCGGGCCCAGTACGGCATCCGCGAGAAGCAGCTCCGCATCGCCTACAACGAGGCGAAGCGCACCGAGGGCGCCACCGGTGAGAACCTCGTCGAGCTCCTCGAGATGCGCCTCGACGCACTCGTGCTGCGCGCCGGCTTCGCCCGCACCATGGCGCAGGCCCGCCAGTTCGTCGTGCACCGCCACATCCTCGTCGACGGCAAGCTCGTCGACCGCCCCTCGTTCCGCGTGAAGCCGGGCCAGACCATCGGCGTCAAGACCCGCTCCGAGGGCACCGAGCCCTTCCAGGTCGCGGCCGCCGGCGGTCACGTCGACGTGCTCCCCAAGACCCCGGGCTACCTCGAGGTCGAGCTCGACAAGCTGCAGGCGAAGCTCGTGCGTCGCCCGAAGCGCGCCGAGGTCCCCGTGACCTGCGAGGTTCAGCTGGTCGTCGAGTACTACGCGGCTCGCTGA
- the nusB gene encoding transcription antitermination factor NusB, producing the protein MSARTKARKRALDMLYAADLREVPVERVLADEAERAVGEPERQASWLYAREIVDGVIDHRAEIDELITSHSRGWTLERMPAIDRAVLRIGVWEIVYNDEVPDGVAISEAVESVTVLSTDDSAGFVNGLLSAVAGDRS; encoded by the coding sequence GTGAGCGCCCGCACGAAGGCGCGCAAGCGCGCGCTGGACATGCTCTACGCGGCGGACCTCCGCGAGGTGCCGGTCGAGCGCGTGCTCGCCGACGAGGCGGAGCGTGCGGTCGGCGAGCCCGAGCGCCAGGCGTCGTGGCTGTACGCCCGCGAGATCGTCGACGGCGTCATCGACCACCGCGCCGAGATCGACGAGCTCATCACGTCGCACTCCCGCGGCTGGACCCTCGAGCGCATGCCCGCGATCGACCGCGCCGTGCTGCGCATCGGCGTGTGGGAGATCGTCTACAACGACGAGGTGCCCGACGGCGTGGCGATCTCCGAGGCCGTCGAGTCGGTCACGGTGCTCTCGACCGACGACTCGGCGGGCTTCGTGAACGGGCTGCTCTCGGCCGTGGCGGGGGACCGCTCGTGA
- the mltG gene encoding endolytic transglycosylase MltG: MSFPPPSDGRRGRSQHDDGLDWDHVLTGQSGSGAGRDDARQAPPPAQASEGAPMTRREMREAEAAAAAARSRKAANSRRAAREQSAAEPRTASRRTVTEEPGPLEFGDDHETAPRRRGGWGCLIVLLVIVGVLVGGYFAVQAPLAAFMERFEPAPDYSGSGTGELVFMIEDGDTGEDIARNLHDQGVTASFDAFYDLILEQNPTFFPGAYQLASEMSAQSALDALLDEGNRLENTFVITEGMWAENALAAASQGTGIPVDELQAAAADPAALGLPSEATTVEGFLFPATYTFGPDATADEVIRTLVDRQFQALDEAGVPEEDRWETIIIASMLEREAGLREDYYKVSRVIQNRLSDASPTNGLLQFDSTVHYGIGEDGVITTTDAERADASNPYNSYVHPGLPPGPIGNPGDLGIDAALNPADGTWVYFVTVNLDTGETVFSTTLAEHEAAVQDYLAWLADHPEYGG, translated from the coding sequence GTGTCATTCCCCCCGCCGAGCGATGGCCGTCGCGGCCGGTCGCAGCACGACGACGGGCTCGACTGGGACCACGTGCTCACCGGGCAGTCCGGCTCGGGGGCGGGTCGCGACGACGCCCGGCAGGCGCCGCCGCCCGCGCAGGCGTCCGAGGGAGCGCCGATGACGCGCCGGGAGATGCGCGAGGCGGAGGCCGCGGCGGCGGCCGCGCGCAGCCGGAAGGCGGCGAACTCGCGCCGCGCGGCCCGCGAGCAGTCGGCGGCCGAGCCGCGCACCGCGTCGCGACGCACCGTCACCGAGGAGCCCGGTCCGCTCGAGTTCGGCGACGACCACGAGACCGCGCCGCGCAGGCGCGGCGGCTGGGGCTGCCTCATCGTGCTGCTCGTGATCGTCGGCGTGCTGGTCGGCGGGTACTTCGCCGTGCAGGCGCCGCTCGCGGCGTTCATGGAGCGGTTCGAGCCCGCCCCCGACTACTCGGGCAGCGGCACCGGCGAACTGGTCTTCATGATCGAGGACGGCGACACCGGCGAGGACATCGCGCGCAACCTGCACGACCAGGGCGTGACGGCCTCGTTCGACGCCTTCTACGACCTGATCCTCGAGCAGAACCCCACGTTCTTCCCCGGCGCCTACCAGCTCGCGAGCGAGATGAGCGCGCAGTCCGCGCTCGACGCGCTGCTCGACGAGGGCAACCGGCTCGAGAACACCTTCGTCATCACCGAGGGGATGTGGGCGGAGAACGCCCTCGCCGCCGCCTCGCAGGGCACGGGCATCCCCGTCGACGAACTCCAGGCCGCCGCAGCCGACCCCGCCGCGCTCGGCCTGCCGTCGGAGGCGACCACCGTCGAGGGCTTCCTCTTCCCGGCGACGTACACCTTCGGGCCCGACGCGACGGCCGACGAGGTGATCCGCACGCTCGTGGACCGCCAGTTCCAGGCGCTCGACGAGGCGGGCGTGCCCGAGGAGGATCGCTGGGAGACGATCATCATCGCCTCCATGCTCGAGCGCGAGGCCGGCCTGCGCGAGGACTACTACAAGGTGTCGCGGGTCATCCAGAACCGCCTCTCCGACGCGTCGCCGACGAACGGGCTGCTCCAGTTCGACTCCACGGTGCATTACGGCATCGGCGAGGACGGCGTGATCACCACCACCGACGCCGAGCGCGCCGACGCCTCGAACCCGTACAACTCGTACGTGCACCCGGGCCTGCCGCCGGGCCCGATCGGCAACCCTGGCGACCTCGGCATCGACGCGGCGCTCAACCCTGCCGACGGCACCTGGGTGTACTTCGTGACCGTCAACCTCGACACGGGCGAGACCGTGTTCAGCACGACGCTCGCCGAGCACGAGGCCGCCGTGCAGGACTACCTCGCCTGGCTCGCCGACCACCCCGAGTACGGTGGCTGA
- a CDS encoding DsbA family protein: MIRRVGALVGAAALALALAGCADQGTDATPTDLPTGTIGAAHLDELALVVGTGDIRVEAWVDPACPHCADFEAEAGDTLAELVDDGTITYAIHPMNFLDRSSETAYSSRAGSAMTCVAADEPDALLPMVAAVFENQPSDAAGLDDDALASLAADAGAPGAADCIAANTYVDWVQAVNDAALNGPIEGAEIERIEGTPTLLVDGAVYTGAFDADEVRAFITGE, encoded by the coding sequence GTGATCCGTCGCGTCGGAGCACTCGTCGGCGCCGCGGCGCTCGCGCTGGCGCTGGCCGGCTGCGCCGATCAGGGCACGGATGCCACGCCCACCGACCTCCCGACCGGAACGATCGGCGCGGCGCACCTCGACGAGCTCGCACTCGTCGTCGGCACCGGCGACATCCGCGTGGAGGCCTGGGTCGACCCGGCGTGCCCGCACTGCGCCGACTTCGAGGCCGAGGCCGGCGACACGCTGGCCGAGTTGGTCGACGACGGCACGATCACCTACGCGATCCACCCCATGAACTTCCTCGACCGGTCGAGCGAGACGGCGTACTCGTCGCGCGCCGGTTCGGCGATGACGTGCGTCGCCGCCGACGAGCCCGACGCGCTGCTGCCGATGGTCGCCGCGGTGTTCGAGAACCAGCCGTCGGATGCCGCCGGGCTCGACGACGACGCGCTCGCATCGCTCGCCGCGGACGCGGGTGCACCGGGCGCGGCCGACTGCATCGCCGCGAACACGTACGTCGACTGGGTGCAGGCGGTGAACGACGCCGCGCTGAACGGCCCGATCGAGGGCGCCGAGATCGAGCGCATCGAGGGCACGCCGACGCTGCTCGTCGACGGCGCGGTCTACACCGGCGCGTTCGACGCCGACGAGGTGCGCGCCTTCATCACCGGCGAGTGA
- the efp gene encoding elongation factor P, with the protein MASTADIKNGVVLSIDGQLWTVIEFQHVKPGKGGAFVRTKLKNVVSGKVVDRTYNAGAKVDIQNVDRRDYTYLYNDGESFVFMDATDYDQVNVTDTVVGDAKNYMLENQPVTIAMHDGNPLYLDLPASVVLEITYTEPGLQGDRSTGGTKPATLETGYEIQVPLFLETGTKVKVDTRTGDYLGRVND; encoded by the coding sequence ATGGCGAGCACTGCGGACATCAAGAACGGCGTCGTCCTGAGCATCGACGGACAGCTCTGGACGGTGATCGAGTTCCAGCACGTCAAGCCCGGCAAGGGCGGCGCGTTCGTGCGCACCAAGCTGAAGAACGTCGTGAGCGGCAAGGTCGTCGACCGCACCTACAACGCCGGCGCGAAGGTCGACATCCAGAACGTCGACCGCCGCGACTACACGTACCTGTACAACGACGGCGAGAGCTTCGTGTTCATGGACGCCACCGACTACGACCAGGTCAACGTGACCGACACGGTCGTCGGCGACGCGAAGAACTACATGCTCGAGAACCAGCCGGTCACCATCGCAATGCACGACGGCAACCCGCTGTACCTCGACCTGCCGGCATCCGTCGTGCTCGAGATCACCTACACCGAGCCGGGCCTGCAGGGCGACCGCTCCACCGGCGGCACCAAGCCCGCCACGCTCGAGACCGGCTACGAGATCCAGGTGCCGCTGTTCCTCGAGACCGGCACCAAGGTCAAGGTCGACACCCGCACCGGCGACTACCTCGGACGCGTGAACGACTAG
- a CDS encoding shikimate kinase has product MPERPLPLVLIGPMGSGKTKLGRRVAARLELPFIDTDADVVAAHGPIHEIFASEGEAAFRAKERAAVAAALRERAVVSLGGGAVLDLETQGDLAGASVVLLHVDARTVAARLGAAGARRPLLDGGGIETWTRIAAERKPVYDALADLVVDTNQGTAAQLADLICDWWRNDA; this is encoded by the coding sequence ATGCCTGAGCGGCCGCTCCCGCTCGTGCTCATCGGCCCGATGGGCTCCGGCAAGACCAAGCTGGGCCGCCGCGTCGCCGCGCGCCTCGAGCTGCCCTTCATCGACACCGACGCCGACGTCGTCGCCGCGCACGGGCCGATCCACGAGATCTTCGCGTCCGAGGGTGAGGCGGCGTTCCGGGCGAAGGAGCGTGCCGCGGTGGCGGCGGCCCTGCGCGAGCGCGCGGTCGTCTCGCTCGGCGGCGGCGCGGTGCTCGACCTCGAGACGCAGGGCGACCTGGCCGGGGCATCCGTCGTGCTGCTCCACGTCGACGCCCGCACGGTGGCGGCCCGACTCGGCGCGGCGGGTGCCCGCCGACCGTTGCTCGACGGCGGCGGCATCGAGACCTGGACGCGCATCGCGGCCGAGCGGAAGCCGGTCTACGACGCGCTGGCCGATCTGGTCGTCGACACGAACCAGGGCACGGCCGCCCAACTGGCCGACCTGATCTGCGACTGGTGGAGGAACGACGCGTGA
- a CDS encoding shikimate dehydrogenase, protein MAELLRGRRLAVLGSPIVHSKSPVLHRAAYETLGLDWTYEVIEMTGDGIAPFVHALREPWRGLSLTMPLKRDVIPALDEIDRVARLTNAVNTVLCADDGRRLGFNTDVAGIVRALRERGVDDVGRAALIGAGATATSALVALAELGADRVDVYARTPAKAAGLIALGEQLDVTVHPLPIADLAAAGAVPLVVSSLPGGAAPGVQVADAIVAGSTLFDVVYAPWPTATSTLWSVAARPVISGLPMLLHQAIVQVRIFALGDPDAVLPDEDAVLHAMRHALGDMGG, encoded by the coding sequence GTGGCTGAGCTGCTCCGAGGCCGGCGGCTCGCGGTGCTCGGGTCGCCGATCGTGCACTCGAAGAGCCCCGTGCTGCACCGGGCCGCCTACGAGACGCTCGGCCTGGACTGGACGTACGAGGTCATCGAGATGACCGGGGACGGCATCGCGCCGTTCGTGCACGCGCTGCGCGAGCCGTGGCGGGGCCTCTCGCTCACGATGCCGCTGAAGCGCGACGTCATTCCCGCGCTCGACGAGATCGACCGCGTCGCGCGGCTCACCAATGCCGTGAACACGGTGCTGTGCGCCGACGACGGGCGCCGGCTGGGGTTCAACACGGATGTCGCGGGCATCGTGCGAGCGCTGCGCGAGCGCGGCGTCGACGACGTGGGGCGGGCCGCGCTCATCGGCGCGGGAGCGACTGCGACGTCGGCGCTCGTCGCCCTCGCCGAGCTCGGTGCCGATCGGGTGGACGTCTACGCGCGCACGCCGGCGAAGGCGGCCGGCCTGATCGCGCTCGGCGAGCAACTGGACGTGACGGTGCATCCGCTGCCCATCGCCGACCTCGCCGCAGCCGGTGCGGTTCCACTCGTCGTGAGCTCGCTGCCCGGCGGGGCCGCGCCCGGCGTCCAGGTCGCCGACGCGATCGTGGCCGGATCGACGCTGTTCGACGTGGTCTACGCCCCGTGGCCCACGGCCACCTCGACGCTGTGGTCGGTTGCCGCGCGGCCGGTGATCTCCGGACTGCCGATGCTGTTGCACCAGGCGATCGTGCAGGTGCGCATCTTCGCGCTGGGCGACCCCGACGCGGTGCTGCCCGACGAGGATGCCGTCCTGCACGCGATGCGTCATGCGCTCGGCGACATGGGAGGATAG